A segment of the Acidobacteriota bacterium genome:
CAATTACAAATTCATCAGATTTGGGATTGAGCATTTTTACAACCATATCTTCAATAGGCCTGGGAGTAAAGAATTGTCCCTCTTTCTTTTTTGAGACCTGTGGTATTAAATACTCAACAGCTTCATCAATTATCCTAAGATTGGAATTGAATAATTTTATTTTTTCAAGGAAGGAGACACACTCTTTTAAGTGATCATCTCTTAGCTCGATTCTTTCAGTGGGTTCAAATACGCCCGACCATGTTCTTTTAGCACCTTCAAGTAAATTGCTTATCGCTATTTTCGCCTGCTGAGGACTTCTATCGCCAACAAAGAATTCTAATTGGTAGCTGGGATTATTAATTCCTTTCCATTCATCGTAGAGTTTGGCATAGATTAATTTAAAAATCTCTTCAAAAGGATCGACACCAGCATTGCCTAAAACAAGCTCTTCAAGGTCTAATAATATTTTCTTGAGAGTTGTTTTTCCCTGTTTTAACTCGTCGTGTTCCTCCAACCATTTTAGAGTCCATCTTTCAGTTAATATGTCCCGTAAAGTTTCTGAAACTTTTGGGATCCTTGGAATCTCTCTAAATATATTTGGTTCTTCTCTATGAAGCCTTATTATTTCGTTTCCATTGGACCAAACACCAATGGGAGCTCCCTCAGCATTACAATAGCTTTTAAGCTGTTCTAATCCTGCGGTTCTGCTCGGCCTCTTGACTTCAAATATGATATAAGGGTAGGTTTTATCCTCATGTAAAACCCCAATATCGGCTAAACCAGAATCGCGAGAACCAAAATAGATGACTTTTTCAACATCTATTCGCTCTTTTGGATAACCATATTCGGTAAGTAGCCTATAAATCCAAAGTTGCCTAACTATTTCTTCTGGTTTAGCTATTTTGTATCTATCTTTAATCTGGCATTTTATAAAATACTTGCCATTCTGATCGATTATTAATTTCTCAATAGCGTCTATTTCATCTCTTGTAAAAAGAGATAATCCGTGTTTTACATCTGGCGCAGAAAATATTTTTTGAATTTTTGACTCATTTGGCATTTCATTTGCCTCCCCCTTTGTATTTACCATTTTTTACATTTTTCATGTTAATCTACCCTTTTATTTTAGTCTTAACATTGCCTTCGGAATTACGCCTAACTTATTATACCTTACTTTTAAGGGAGAGAGAAGCTCATCCCATCCCGGGCGGAGATCACCTCTTGCCCGAGCTCGCGGGATAGCTTCTCCGCGAGCTCCCACGGCTTTGCCCTTATCATCGTCATCCCGAAGTGGGTAAGCACCGCTTTTTTCGGCTTCACCTCCGCGATTATCCTCTTCGCATCCTCGAGGTTTAGATGCATTATCTCCGGTCCTTCAGGCGAGTTTGGCTTGAGCCTTACCGTGTTGATGATGAGGATATCCCCCCGGTAGTGCTCGGTGAGCTCGGGGAAGAAGAGGGTGTCGGCGATGTAGGAGATCGTCCCTCCGGAGTAGTGGATGTTCAGACCATAGGTCATCACCTGATGCCGGTGGCGGATGGGGGTCTCGAAGGTGATGGGAGGAAGTTCGTATCTTCCTCCCTCCTTCATCACCTCTATTCGCGAAAGAAAGGGACGGAGGTAGCGGAGTACCACCGGTTCTTCCCCCTCTAAGGCGTCCTCTGGGGCGAGAAGAAGTCCTTTAGGTTTGAACCCGCCGTTGGTCATCGCCTCGATCATAATGTTCACATCGTTTGAATGGTCCAGATGACGATGGGAGAGGATTATGGCGGAGAGATCGGCGGGTTCAAGCCGGGGTCTCGCTGATGCTGCTCTTACCAAGGTGCCAGGACCAGGATCGATCAGGAATTGAACCCCATCCAGATGGAACCACATCCCTCCGGAAGCCCGGAGTTGACGCATCACCACGAACCTGGCGCCAGCGGTGCCGAGGAATTTTACGAAGTTCCCTTCCTTAACCACCTTCTTCCTCCTTCAGGATGGTGATGAGAAAAGAGGCGTTCTTCGGGGCGTATGCCTCTGGGTCGTTGTTGAAATAACAGTAGATCCGCTTCACCTTTCCCGAGATCCCCTTTATTACCTTCGCCCACTCCCTGAGCTCCTTCTCCGAGTAGTTGTAATGATACATCCGCGTCGCTCCGTGAAAGCGGAAGTATTTATGGCGGGCGATGGGGATGGTGAAGGGTTTTATCCCTGGTCCACTTATTGCAGCGAAATCGGCGTTTTTCGCCTTGAGCAGGGAGATCACCTCCTCATTCTCCCAGCTTGGGTGGCGAAACTCGAAGGTGATGTCGAACTCATCATCGGGGAGAATGGCGAGGAAATCGGAGAGAAGCGAGGGGTTAGCGGGGAAGCTTTCCGGAAGCTGGAAGAGGATGGCGCCGAGCTTTCCCGTCTCCTTTAAGGGAGAAAGCAGGGAGTAAAACCTTGCGAAGGAACCGGCGACATTTGACAGCTTCTTCAGGTGGGTGAAGAGCCGGTTTGCCTTGATGGAGAAGAGGAATGAGGCTTTGGTCCGCTCTATTAAGGAGCGGATCATCTTCTCGCTCGGGAACCGATAGAAGGTGGCGTTTATCTCCACCGTGTTGAACTTCTCTCCATAGTAGGGGAGCATCATCTTCGGGGAGGTCCCTTTGGGGTAGAACCTCCCCACCCAATCCCGATAATAAAAGCCGGAACAACCTATGTAATAGTCGGTCATCTTTCGTTATTGGTGGGGATGCCGTATCGGGTGAGCTTGCGGTAGAGCGTTTTCCTCCCGATGCCGAGTATCTCTGCGGTTCGGGTTTTGTCGTTTCCGGTAGCGGCTAAGGTCTCGAGGATGAGCCTCCGCTCCGCCTCCTCGAGGGAGACCCCAAGGGGAAGCTCGAGGGTGCGCTCCCCTTCTCCTGCTCTTCTTATTCGCTCAGGCAGTTCCTCTACCGTGATCATCCTCCTTCCCGCCATTATCACCGCCCGCTCGAGGGCATTTTCCAGCTCGCGCACATTCCCGGGCCAGGAATAAGCCCGAAGGAGCCGCATCGCCTCCTCCGATACTCCTGCTATGTACTTATTCGCCTTCTTCTGATAGACCTTGAGAAAATGGTCGACGAGGAGAGGGATATCCTCCTTCCGTTCCCGCAACGGGGGTAGGGTTATGGGATAGACATTAAGCCTGAAGAAAAGGTCCTTGCGAAACCTTCCTTGGGCAACCGCCTCCTCGAGATCGACATTGGTCAGGGCGATGACCCGAACATCCACCCTTATCTTCTCGCTTCCTCCAAGGCGAGTGAATTCCCCTGTCTCCAGTACCCGAAGGAGCTTGACCTGGGCAGAGGCACTCATCTCGCCGATCTCGTCGAGGAGGAGCGTTCCCCTATGGGCGAGCTCGAATACCCCCTTTCTCCGCGTTTTCGCATCGGTGAACGCCCCCTTCTCATGTCCGAACAGCTCCGATTCGAGCAGGGTCTCCGGGATCGCTCCGCAGTTTATCTTTATGTAGGGTTTGTCCTTTCTTCCCGAATTCCTCTGGATGAGATCGGCGAGGAGCTCTTTGCCCGTTCCGCTCTCCCCCTGGATGAGCACGGTGGTATCGCTTTCGGCGACATTGAGCGCCATTTCCAAGCACTTCCTTATCTCTGGGCTCCGCCCAATGATGATCTCGCTTGCCCGCATCCCTTTAAGCTCTCGGCGAAGAGCGGTGAGCTCGGTGGAAAGCCTCTCCCGCTCGAGGATGACCGATGCCTGGCTCGCTATTCCCTCGATTAGGGAAAGCTCATAAGGGCTGAGCTCCTTTTCCTTCCGCCAGATGAGGATAAGAGCACCTAAAGGGTTCCCTCCGCTCGTTATCGGAGCGATTAGCCCTGTTTCGCTGGAGAAGGTTCGCTTGAGGAGAAGATTGGCGAGCTCTCCTCCCTCTCCCTCCTTGATGGGGATCGCCCTTCCCGACGATAGGTAGTCGTTAAGCAGTGGAGCTTCCTCAATCGAGATTATGGGTTTTTGAAGTAGTTTCTCCTCTCCCCCCCTTCCCCTTACCGGGCTGAAGGCGAGCCTCTTTCCTCCGTCCTCAAAGATGCCGATAGCGCCGTAGTCAGCCTTTAAAAGCTCGAGGCATTTATCAATGAGAAAGGAGGCCATCTCGGCGAGGTCGAGCTTGCTGTTTATCTCCGAGGCGATCTCGAGAAGCACCTTGGCCACCCTCACCTCTCGTTCTTTCTCCATATAGAGCTCGGTATACTTGAAGCCGATGGCGATCTGGGAGGCGAGGGAGCGAAGGAGGTTTACTTCCTCTTGGGGAATTTCCCGGCTATGGCAGAAGTGGAGCCCTATTATCCCGAGTAGCTCCCCTCGGAAGACAATAGGGGTGAGGAGGAGAGAACGGGTTTTAAGCTTTTCGCAAACGATTTCCCTGAGCGATGAGGGAAGAGGAGAGGAAAGGGTATCCGTTATCACTATAGGGTTTCTTCCCTTAAGGCTTTCTTTCTTCAGAAGCTGGTCTATTCCTGTTAGGGGAAGATTAAGTGAACTCGGAACCTCGGCTGAAGCGCGGTACTGATAGCGGATGACGAGCTTTCCTCCCTCGGAGAGGGCGAGATCACAACGGTCTGCCCCCATCATTGCTCCCACCTTATCCACCGTTGCCTGAAGGAACTTATCGAGGTCGATCACCGAGCAGACCTCAGGGCTTATCCCGGCTATTATCGCCTCCCACTCCTCGTACATCCGGAGTTTTCGGAGGAGTTCAGCTAACTGTTTGTTCATCCCTTTATCCTGTTCCTTGATGGGGGTATGATATATCGTCTTCTCCTTATCTGTCAAGGAAGGAGAGGAATTTTTGTTTCTTTTTGGCACATTATTTTAGTTCATCCCAGATTTATGTATCATTTTAACACAAAACAATCGAGTTTTGCGAGGGTGCTGTGTCAAAAAGACACAAAAGCGCTCCGCTGACGATGGGGAGGATTTTCTCCCCGAGGGACCTTTGGGGAACCGGTTCTATTTAAAGCGGTTTTTCGCTCTTCGGGTTTTCCACTTAATGGCATATTTTTTGCTTAATAAAACGAAGTGGATAGGTTAGGCAATAATTTTCTGAGAAAATAGATATTTAGGAGCGAGGTGAAATGGGAGTAAAGATTGGGATTGATGTTGGCTCAATAAGCGTTAAGTTGGCGGTCGTCGGCGATAAGGAGGACCGCAGCTGGTTCTCTGATCTCGCAGCCCGTCCCCTTTTCTATCTCCCGAACGGTTCCCCCGAGGTGGGCAAGGAGGAGAGACCCTTCCTCGTCACCTCCTATCAACGGATAAAGGGAAGTCCGGTAGCGATAGTTGAAGACCTGCTGAAGGAGCTCTTTCAGGTCATCCCGCGGGAGAAGATAGAAGGGGTAAGGCTCACCGGCTCTGGGGGTAAGTTGATAAGCGAGCTTCTTGGTGTCGCTTATGAGAACGAGTTCAAAGCGATAGCCAAAGGGATGGAGTTCCTCTATCCCGATGTGCGTACCGTCTTTGAGATGGGGGGCGAGGTCTCGAAGTACCTCCGTCTGGAGCCAGATGAATCATCGGGTAGCTTGGGGATCGTTGATTACGAGAAGAGCGGAGACTGTGCTGCTGGCACCGGCTCTTTTATGGATGTGCAGGCGATAAGGCTCAAGTACAAGGTCGAAGATATTGGAGAGATCGTCCTTTCCACCGAAAAGGCAGCGAAGATAGCGGGAAGATGTTCCGTCTTCGCCAAATCGGATATGATCCACGCCCAGCAGAAAGGATACACTCCACCCGAGATACTTAAAGGGCTCTGCGAGGCGGTGGCGCGGAACTTCAAGGGGAGCATAACCAAGGGGAAGAAGGTAGTGCCTAAGGTGGCGATGATCGGCGGTATGGCGGCGAATAAAGGGGTGGTGGCAGCGATTGAGGATGTCTTCGATATCCCTCGGGGAGAGCTTTTCATCCCGCCTTATTACGCCTGGATAGAAGCGATAGGTGCTGCCTATATGGAGGCGATAGCCACATCCCGGGCTAATGTGCTTGAGGATTTCGGCAGGCTGAGGGAATACATCGAGCAGGTGGAATTCAACTTCCCCACCCAAGAACCGCTCGACAGGAAGAACCTTATCCTCTTAAGGGAGCGGGTTAAGCCTTACTCCTTTGAGGGGAAGAAGGGGAAAGTTCCCGCTTATCTGGGGATAGATATCGGTTCAGTCTCCACCAATTTGGCGGTGATCGATGAGGAGGGTGAGGTTATAAAGACGATATATACCAGGACGAAGGCGCGCCCCATCGAGGTGGTGGCTGAGGGGCTGAAGGAGATCGAACGGGATATAGGAGATAAGATAGAGATAAAGGGTGTCGGCACCACTGGTTCTGGCAGGGAGCTTATCGGAAAGCTCATTGGTGCCGACACCATAAGAGACGAGATAACCGCACATAAGACCGGTTCCTTCTTCATCGGGAGGAAGCTACTCGACCTTGAGCCGGATACCATCTTTGACATCGGGGGGCAGGATTCAAAGTACATCTCCCTTGATAAGGGGATCGTAGTCGATTTCACGATGAACGAAGCCTGTGCCGCTGGTACCGGTTCCTTCCTTGAGGAGCGGGCAGAGGAGCTTGGCATAAACATCGTTGGAGAGTTTGCTGAGCTCGCTTTCCGCTCCAAAGCCCCCATCCGTTTGGGTGAGCGGTGCACCGTGTTTATGGAGCGGGATGTGAACGCCTATCTCCAGAAGGGGGCGAAGGTAGTCGATCTCGTCGCCGGGCTCGCCTATTCGGTGGTCTATAACTACATCAACCGGGTAGTCCGGGGAAGGAAGATCGGAAAGGTCATCTTCTTCCAGGGAGGAACCGCTTACAACGATGCGGTTGCCGCCGCTTTCTCCAAGGTGCTGGGACAGAAGATCATCGTCCCTCCTCACAACGGGGTTATGGGGGCAATTGGAGCAGCACTCCTCGCTAAGGAGAAGGTGGAAGCTACTGGAGAGAAGACCAAATTCCGCGGTTATGACCTTTCCAAGGTGAAATATGAGCTCAAGGAGTTTACCTGCCATGGTTGCACCAACTATTGCGATATCCAGATGTTTGTGGTGGAGGGAGAGAAGACTTTTTGGGGCGATAAATGCTCCGAGCGGTATCGGAAGGAGGTGAAGCTGGAGCGGGAGCCGGTCATCCCCAACTTGATCAAGATGCGAGAGGAATGGCTCCTTGAGGATTACGATCCGAATCGCGGGGGAGAAACGGTAGTCGGCATTCCCCGGGCGATGTACACCTACGATTGGTTCCCCTTCTGGAACGCCTTTTTCTCCGAGCTCGGTTTCCGGGTCCTTCTTTCCGATCCTACCAATAAGAAGATAGTGAACGAAGGGGTGGAGGCGGTGGTCGCCGAGCCCTGCTTCCCGATAAAGGTGGCTCATGGACATGTGAAAGTGCTTCTTGATGCAGGGGTTGATTTCGTCTTCGTCCCCAACTTAATCAATGTAGAGACCAAGTTCACCCACACCCAATCCTATGTCTGTAATTGGGGGATGACCCTGCCCTTTGTCCTTTCCGCTTCCCCGAGGATTGAGCCCTATAAGGACAGGATCTTCCATCCCACCCTCCGCTTCCGGTTGGGTAGGGAGCATATCGAGGAGGTGCTCGCGAGGGAGATGAAGCGGTTCGGTATCAGACGGAAGAAGGTTAAGCAGGCGCTCGATGCCGCCTATCGCGCCCGTGAGCGGTTTAACGAGAAGCTCATCGAAGCAGGGCGGGAAGCGCTCCGCATTCTTGAGGAGAAGGGAGAGCAGGGAATCATTCTCGTGGGGCGTCCCTACAACATCTACGACAAGGAGCAGAATTTAGACATTCCGGGCAAGCTTCGCGACTATAACGGGGTCAATGTTATCCCTTATGATTTCCTCGATTTAGAGGATATAGACATTCGGGATGTGAACCCCAATATGTTCTGGAACTACGGGCGGAGGATCTTAGCCACCGCTAAGTTTATCAAGGACAAACCACATCTTCATATAATCTATATCACCAACTTCAAATGCGGTCCCGATTCCTATGTGAAGCAGTTTGTGGATAAGGCATCGGGACGACCTTTCCTTGCCCTTCAGTTTGATGGGCATTCGAACGATGCCGGGTTCATCACCCGGTGTGAGGCATATTTAGACAGCAAGGGAGTGCTCAGATGGTGGAAGAAAGAAGAGAGAGCTTCTTAGTGGGAAAGAAGGTCTATATCCCCAGGATGACCTGGGGGGGGGCGATGGCGTTTGCTGCCGCCGCCCGGGCGATAGGGGTGGATGCGGAGATATCTCCGGAGTCGGATAAGAGGGCGATGGAGCTTGGGGCAAAGTTCACCTCAGGCGATGAGTGCTATCCAGCAAAGGTGACTATGGGGGAGTTGATGAAGGTGACCGAGCTTCCTGGCTTTGTTCCGGAGAAAACCGTTTTCTTTATGCCCACCTCTACTGGTCCCTGCCGTTTTGGACAGTATGCCCCGTATCTTCGGAGGATTCTCAGGGAGCTTGGATACGAAAAGGTGATCGTCTTTGACCCGAGCTCAGAGAACGGCTACGATGAGGTGGGAGCTCAGGCAGGGGAATTGATGCGCACCGGTTGGTGGGCGCTCGTTGCCTCAGATTTTCTCAGGAAGATGCTCTTAAAAACTCGTCCTTATGAGATCCACAAAGGGGATACCGATGCGGTCTATCAAGAGGCGATCCACGATCTCTGCCGGGTGTTGGAGCAACCCGGGGTGAAGCTCAAGGTGAAGTTCAACAATATATTGGAATCCCTTACCCGCTCTCGTGATAAATTCCGGATGATTCCGGCGAAATACGACCCTACCCGGCCTCTTATCGGGGTGGTGGGAGAGATATTCTGCCGTCTAAACCGGTTTAGCAACGAGGAGCTGGTACGCAAGATCGAGGAGCATGGAGGGGAGGCGTGGCTCTCCGATGTGTCGGAATGGATCTGGTATACCAATTGGGAGCAGCAGAAGAACCTGCGGATGATGGGGAAGCGGTTCTCGAAGGATATGCTTTTTGCCAAGATAAAAGCGTTCGTTCAGAAGCACGACGAGCACAGGCTGAGGAAGCCGTTTGAAGAGGAGTTCGTAGGCTACGAGGAGCCGGAGGCGGATGAGCTAATGCGCTATTCCGAGCCCTATCTTCCACCGCAGGGATGCCTTGGGGAGATGGTTCTCTCTATAGGAAAGACGATCTACCTCTATCATAAAGGGGCGGATGGGATCATAGACATCAGTCCCTTCACCTGTATGAACGGCATCACTTGTGAAGCGATTTATCCCTCGGTGAGCCGGGATTATGATGGGCTCCCCATCCGCAACTTTTACTTCGATGGAACCCAGTACGACATCGACCGCGATTTAGGGATCTTTATGGAGCTCGCCCGAACCTATCAGAAACGGAAGAAGAAGAGGAGGACCTATCCTTTCTACTTCAAACTGGATACGGGTGCTACCGTTCACTGAGGGTTATTCTCTATTGAGACCAGTTTGATCACTGGCCGGAGGAGATAGCGAGGGTTATCTCCTCCGGTTTTTGTTATCTTAACCGATTTTTCTGCATCGAAATCGAGAAGAATGCTAATCGTCCCTCCTTCTTTTACCTCGAAGGGGGTAGGGATCATCACTTTATCGCTTGGCACTTCCAGAGGGTAACTTTCACCTCCGTCCACTACTGTTCCGGAGGAGATTTCAAGCTTGATGTGAGTATAGTGCCCTGCCGGCACCTCTCCCGAGGAGAGAAGCACCTCCCTCCCTGAGAGGGAAAGCAGGTCGATGGGTCCTTCCGGCGGGGGAAGGATGACCGTTCCCGCCTCAGCACCTGTTTTGGCTGAGCGGTGCAGTTCGATCGTGGATATGTTCACCTTTACACTGGTTACCCCGTTTAGGGGGGAATCGGTGAGGAAAAGAAAGACGCTCCCCTCCCCCATAGGACCAGTAACTGACCCCTCACAGGCAAAAGGGATTAACCCCATTGCCAAAATGATGAGGAGAAATCTCTTCACCTCCACCCTCCTTAATGCTCTCGGAGGAGGGGAGCACTTGATGGAGAAGATCGCCTCATTTCTTGGCGAATATGTTGTAGAACAGAGCGATCAAGAACCCTCCGATGAACCCATCGATGAACCCGTAGATGAGCCCAATCACCGCTCCCAGGTAGCTAACGGTGTAACCGATGTAGAACCGGTTGAGTAACCTGAGATGTTCCCCTCCCTTCCCTGAAGCAGCGATCCAGATAGTAGCAACAAATACCGCTAAACCCCCGACGATACCCAAAGAGATGCCCAAGCCTACCTTACTTAGCTTCATCGCTCCCTCCTATAATTTTAAGGTTGGTTAAATATTAAGTCCTCTCCCCTCGGGTTTGGGATTTTAACCCCCAATGATCTTTTCTAAAAGGTCGCTATTTATACTTATCTTTGTCTCCTCTCTTAATCT
Coding sequences within it:
- a CDS encoding MBL fold metallo-hydrolase, giving the protein MRQLRASGGMWFHLDGVQFLIDPGPGTLVRAASARPRLEPADLSAIILSHRHLDHSNDVNIMIEAMTNGGFKPKGLLLAPEDALEGEEPVVLRYLRPFLSRIEVMKEGGRYELPPITFETPIRHRHQVMTYGLNIHYSGGTISYIADTLFFPELTEHYRGDILIINTVRLKPNSPEGPEIMHLNLEDAKRIIAEVKPKKAVLTHFGMTMIRAKPWELAEKLSRELGQEVISARDGMSFSLP
- a CDS encoding DUF72 domain-containing protein, encoding MTDYYIGCSGFYYRDWVGRFYPKGTSPKMMLPYYGEKFNTVEINATFYRFPSEKMIRSLIERTKASFLFSIKANRLFTHLKKLSNVAGSFARFYSLLSPLKETGKLGAILFQLPESFPANPSLLSDFLAILPDDEFDITFEFRHPSWENEEVISLLKAKNADFAAISGPGIKPFTIPIARHKYFRFHGATRMYHYNYSEKELREWAKVIKGISGKVKRIYCYFNNDPEAYAPKNASFLITILKEEEGG
- a CDS encoding sigma 54-interacting transcriptional regulator, translated to MNKQLAELLRKLRMYEEWEAIIAGISPEVCSVIDLDKFLQATVDKVGAMMGADRCDLALSEGGKLVIRYQYRASAEVPSSLNLPLTGIDQLLKKESLKGRNPIVITDTLSSPLPSSLREIVCEKLKTRSLLLTPIVFRGELLGIIGLHFCHSREIPQEEVNLLRSLASQIAIGFKYTELYMEKEREVRVAKVLLEIASEINSKLDLAEMASFLIDKCLELLKADYGAIGIFEDGGKRLAFSPVRGRGGEEKLLQKPIISIEEAPLLNDYLSSGRAIPIKEGEGGELANLLLKRTFSSETGLIAPITSGGNPLGALILIWRKEKELSPYELSLIEGIASQASVILERERLSTELTALRRELKGMRASEIIIGRSPEIRKCLEMALNVAESDTTVLIQGESGTGKELLADLIQRNSGRKDKPYIKINCGAIPETLLESELFGHEKGAFTDAKTRRKGVFELAHRGTLLLDEIGEMSASAQVKLLRVLETGEFTRLGGSEKIRVDVRVIALTNVDLEEAVAQGRFRKDLFFRLNVYPITLPPLRERKEDIPLLVDHFLKVYQKKANKYIAGVSEEAMRLLRAYSWPGNVRELENALERAVIMAGRRMITVEELPERIRRAGEGERTLELPLGVSLEEAERRLILETLAATGNDKTRTAEILGIGRKTLYRKLTRYGIPTNNER
- a CDS encoding DUF4382 domain-containing protein; protein product: MKRFLLIILAMGLIPFACEGSVTGPMGEGSVFLFLTDSPLNGVTSVKVNISTIELHRSAKTGAEAGTVILPPPEGPIDLLSLSGREVLLSSGEVPAGHYTHIKLEISSGTVVDGGESYPLEVPSDKVMIPTPFEVKEGGTISILLDFDAEKSVKITKTGGDNPRYLLRPVIKLVSIENNPQ